In Edaphobacter aggregans, the sequence GCAGCCCTCAAGAAATCTCGCAGCCACCCGCGGATGAAGCATCTGCAAATCCAGCAACGTTAGAAAATCAATAGTCTTGAAATCCCGATCAATCGCCGGCTCGCTGCATATCTTAGCCCCAATCGTCAGGTAAGCCCGCAGCAACTTCGGAGCCCGTTCTTCCGGCAATTTCACCGTGGATGAAGGCAAAGCAAACGCAGGCGTAGCCACTGTCCGAAGTTCCGGCTCAACCATGCAGTTCTTCAGCGACTCATACACCGCATGACCCATCGCCGGATCCTGCGACGTCAGTGAGCAGCATCCCATCATGTACCGTCCTCCACTTACCAGCGCATACCGCGCAATCCCACGCCACAGCAGATGCAACACCTCCGGCGAACGATGCTCCCGATGAATGCAAGCCCTCCCCAACTCCACAACCTGGCCCGCATCGCCTCATAAGGAGCAAAGCAGAACTCCTGCTCACTGTAGTAGCCAAAGTATTGACCCAGCTACATCACCCATCTGCAGCCGGTACGTCCCCACAATCTCGCCCGTCGCACGTTCTTCAACAATCAAGTGATCGCATACATCATCGAAGTGATCTTTGTCATACCCATCCACATAGGCCGACTCCAACCCCTCATTCATCTCTAGGTTGAACACCAGAAACCGCAATCGATACGCAGCCGCCCGTTCCTGTTCCGATAACGCCAGACGCGCAACGTACGCCCCCGCTTCCAACCTGATATCTCGCTTCGATGGCAGTTGAGGCGCTAATGCTCGATTAGGCAGAAGTACAGCGGGCGATGACGCAGTTGCTGTAGGCATCGACTCTCCTTGCTACGTCCAGGAATGTTTGCGTTTCGATGCCAGTCTGCGTTGTCTTTTGTTACAGCATGTTCACAGCACATGAACATTTGTTGAATCAAAAACGGTGCAACTCTTGAGTCCTCCAAACGGACTCTACGTCGCGAGAACCCTTTGTTCCCGAACATCACCCAACGCCGCGACAGCAGCTCGAGCCTCAATCGCGGCCTGCTTCCTGTGCAGCTCATCTGTCGAAAACGCAATCGGCCGGTCTGCAAACCGCACCTCTGCCCTCAGTCCTCGCAATCCAAGAAGTTTGAAGATATGCGGCAGCATCTTCGAGTCATCCCACCAGCAAACATCGTCCGCCACATTGACATCCACCTCGTTCTCTTCCGTCAGCGAGTATTGGATATGTGCTGCCGTAATCGACCCGCTTCCCATCGCCTGTGCCAGCAACCCGCTGTGAAACTTCAGCAAGCCGCTTCCATTGCTTGTTGTGCCTTCAGGAAAAAACACCACCGGCAGTCCCGCATCCACCGCTGCCTGCATCCCTTTACGTGCCTTCAGCGCAGATCCGCCACGTCCACGCGCAACATAAACTGTTCCCGCCATCGTAGTCATCCATCCCAATACCGGGACCGATGCAATCTCTGCCTTCGATACGAAAACACACGGATGCACCGCCGAGAACACCACGATATCGACATAGCTCAGATGATTCGAGATTACCGCTCCACGTTCGGGAAAGCTACCCACCACGGCAACCTCAATTTTCAGTCCCTTCAACGCTGCAGCGCAAAATCGATGCAGCCAGTCCGCCCTGGCCTCCCGCGTCGTCGGCCGCTTCACCAGCAGCTCAGTCCCATATCGAACAAAGTACCCAGCTAACTGAACACCTCGCGTCAAAGACCTGAAAAAACTCGCCACGTTACTCTTCGCCTTTCAATCAAGCCCCACGATCCAACAAATCCTTTTCCGGCAGTCTATCCTGTCAACAGTGAATCCGAACGAATCCATTCTCGCCAGTATCGAACCAGCTTCAACACCAGTCCATCACAACTGGATCTACCGCCGCGTCGCCCTTCCCATCTTGGCGCTTCTCCGCATGGGAGCAACTCCTGAAAAGCTCGCCTGGAGCGTCGCCGTCGGCCTCCTCATCGGTGTCAATCCCATCCTCGGCAGCACCACACTCCTCTGCCTCGCGGTAGCCCTTATCTTCCGCCTCAATGTTGCAGCATCGCAGATAGGCAACCACATCGTCTATCCGCTCGAACTCCTGCTCGTCATCCCGTTCATGCGCCTTGGCAGCTTCGTCTTCCATACCGAGCCAATACCGCTCTCTCCCAAATCTCTTCTCGAATCGGCCCGCTCAAACCCCATCGCTCTCACGCGGCAACTCTGGCATTGGGAGTGGCACGCCTTCATCGTCTGGGCCTGCATTGCCACCATCGCAATACCGCTCATAGCCTTCGCCCTTACCCCTCTATTCCGCAAACTGCTCCTCCGCATCGAGCACAACCAATACCCCATCATCTCTGGCACTTAAAAAGAAACGGCGAGACCGAAGCCTCGCCGGATTTCTTTCACGAAAATCCTCTCGCTAGTTCCCGTGGAACTCCTGCACTGGATCGCCACTCCTCACCCATGCTGTGTAGATCATGTCGCGCAGTTGAATCGCACCTGCCGCCAGCCGTTCTTCGGTAAACGCCTTACCCTCCGGCGTCCCAGCATCGGTGAAACCGCCAGCCTTCTCGATCTGGTAAGTCTTCTCCACTAGCGTTCCCGTTTGCCGCAGATAGGCCATATAGTCGCTCCACTCATCCGTCAACACCTTCGGCTGAGCAGCCGCGACCAACGGAGCCACATCTGCAGGCTTAATATTCGCGCTCACAAAGCTCGACTCGAACAGCGAATGAATCTTGTGCTCCGTCGTATACGCATTCGGATTCGGCCCGGTCCATCCGTTGTACTGCATCGTGACATGGAGTGGCTGCGATCCATCGGCCACATAATGCCCTAGCCATGCGGCGTAATACAGAATCGCCGTCTCAGCCGGTTTCGTGTCTTCACCAGCAGCCAGCAGCCTGCGATACTCCCGCATCCCCACCTTCAGCCGCTCGAACACCTCTTCAGTCACATACGGCTGAAGCCCCACCTTCTCCGGAGTCAACTGCAACTCTGGATGCGCCGCCTGTGCCTTCTCCAACGCTCGAATATAGTCATATCGCTTTTTCGGCAGCGGCCCTATCAGATCCGCCCACTCCAGATCGATAAAGTGCTCCGGAGCTTGCGCCGCATTAAGCTCGTCCTCGGCCCTGTTCCGCCACCGATCCGGTTCCGGCCCCAGATACTCCATCGTATCCAGCGCATTTCCGTTGCGCAGAAAAGCAGGCACATCCTTCGGCAGATTCGCTGCCGCCAGCCGATTAATCATCTTGTGCCCATCACTACCCCAGGCAAGCGAGGGCTGCACCATCATCACAGGCACCAACGCAGCAGCCACTACAAAGCGAACCGCACTACCAAATTTCGTCATAACTGCAGTATATCCGGGCGAATCAGGCACATCACACCAGCACCGCCGCCCCCTCCACGGCCACGCTGCCGAACACCCGGCGATATCGCTCAATCTCCTCCACAGGTCCCGTCGCCTTCCGCACATTGTCCGAGAGCTTCACCGCCGGCCGCCCCTCAACCGTCATCAGCTTGCACACCAGGCTGATCGGATCGAGATCGCCCTCACCCCGAGGATGGCAGCCGCGAAAATCATTCGTCAGCAGCGTTCCCCATCCGGCACTGAAGCGAATCCGGCCAGAAAAGTACTCATGCAACTGCAGAATGTCATCGACATCCAGACCATCCGAGGCAATCAGCCGTTTCCTGCGAGGATCCCTCCCGCGCCCCTTCAGCCACGCAATGTACTCATCACCAGCAACAAAAGGATCCTTCGAATCACACCGCTGCCCCGTCCAATCCGCCACCCAATCCGGAGCAGCCGCAAGAAACTGCGTCGTCCCAAACGTATCCGGCAGCATAATCAACAACTCGCCGCCATAGCTCTTCTGCCAAAGCTCCAGCACGCGATACTGCGAAGCATTCAGCTCCTCATCAGCAGCAGCAAGCGCAGCGAGAGCCATCGGCAACTCATGAGCATTAGTCCCCATCGCCTCCAGGTCGTGCTTATACGCAAGAAAAGTATTCGACGTCCCCGACAAACTCGTCCCCAACGCCGCCCGCATAGCCTCGACAACATACTCCTGC encodes:
- a CDS encoding lysophospholipid acyltransferase family protein, whose translation is MASFFRSLTRGVQLAGYFVRYGTELLVKRPTTREARADWLHRFCAAALKGLKIEVAVVGSFPERGAVISNHLSYVDIVVFSAVHPCVFVSKAEIASVPVLGWMTTMAGTVYVARGRGGSALKARKGMQAAVDAGLPVVFFPEGTTSNGSGLLKFHSGLLAQAMGSGSITAAHIQYSLTEENEVDVNVADDVCWWDDSKMLPHIFKLLGLRGLRAEVRFADRPIAFSTDELHRKQAAIEARAAVAALGDVREQRVLAT
- a CDS encoding DUF2062 domain-containing protein; amino-acid sequence: MNPNESILASIEPASTPVHHNWIYRRVALPILALLRMGATPEKLAWSVAVGLLIGVNPILGSTTLLCLAVALIFRLNVAASQIGNHIVYPLELLLVIPFMRLGSFVFHTEPIPLSPKSLLESARSNPIALTRQLWHWEWHAFIVWACIATIAIPLIAFALTPLFRKLLLRIEHNQYPIISGT
- a CDS encoding S1/P1 nuclease, which codes for MTKFGSAVRFVVAAALVPVMMVQPSLAWGSDGHKMINRLAAANLPKDVPAFLRNGNALDTMEYLGPEPDRWRNRAEDELNAAQAPEHFIDLEWADLIGPLPKKRYDYIRALEKAQAAHPELQLTPEKVGLQPYVTEEVFERLKVGMREYRRLLAAGEDTKPAETAILYYAAWLGHYVADGSQPLHVTMQYNGWTGPNPNAYTTEHKIHSLFESSFVSANIKPADVAPLVAAAQPKVLTDEWSDYMAYLRQTGTLVEKTYQIEKAGGFTDAGTPEGKAFTEERLAAGAIQLRDMIYTAWVRSGDPVQEFHGN
- the pncB gene encoding nicotinate phosphoribosyltransferase: MNVNFAERAHNHNWKLDPIVRSLLDTDFYKLLMLQFIWKNFPQVHVSSETTNRTVSVRLAEHVPISALIEQMEHVRGLRFRKSELIWLAGNTFYGTRSIFEPGFLDWLEHDFRLSEYEVTEKDGQLVLRFEGLWTEVTMWEVYGLALVSEMKTRAALGRLSELELDVLYARAKTKLWDKIEILRRVPGVSISEFGTRRRHSFLWQEYVVEAMRAALGTSLSGTSNTFLAYKHDLEAMGTNAHELPMALAALAAADEELNASQYRVLELWQKSYGGELLIMLPDTFGTTQFLAAAPDWVADWTGQRCDSKDPFVAGDEYIAWLKGRGRDPRRKRLIASDGLDVDDILQLHEYFSGRIRFSAGWGTLLTNDFRGCHPRGEGDLDPISLVCKLMTVEGRPAVKLSDNVRKATGPVEEIERYRRVFGSVAVEGAAVLV